The Lysobacter luteus genome contains the following window.
TACTGGCGCAGACCCGCGCATGGCTGGACCGCGACCGCATCGCCCTGGGTGAAACGGTAACCCTCAACATCGAGACCGACGGTTCGGCCACGCCGGACTACACGCCGCTGCAGTCCGCCTTCCAGATCAGTGGCCGCAGCAGCAGTCGGCAGGTTTCGCTCGGCAGCGGCGGCATGCAGACCCGCACCCTGCATGCGGTCGCCCTCAAGCCACGCAGCGACGGCGTCATCACCATCCCGGCGCTCACGGTCGGCACTGCCACCACCCCGCCGCTGTCGCTGGTGGTCACCCCTTCCAGCGCCGCCGTGCCGGCGCGCGCGGGCGACGACGTGTTCATGGAAAGCGAGGCCGACGACCGCGACCCGTACGTGCAGCAGGCGGTGGGCTGGGTGGTCAGGTTGTACTCGGCCGTGCCGCTGGTCTCCGGCCAGCTGGACCAGGCGCAGCCGGACGGCGCTTCGCTGCGGCAGGTGGGCGACGACGCCCAGTACACCCGCGAGATCGACGGCCGGCGCTACACCGTGATCGAACGCCGCTACCTGTTGATCCCCGAACGCAGTGGGACCCTGCAGATCCCCGGTGCGGTGTTCGAGGGCCGCGGGACGGTCGGCTTCTTCGATGACTTCCTCGGGCGCAGCGGGGAGCTGAGCGCACGGGCGCAACCGCGGTTCCTGGAAGTGCGTCCGGTGCCTGACGACGCGGCGCAACCCTGGTTGCCGTTGCACGACCTGCAACTGCGCTACCAGTCCGTGCCACAGGACCTCACCGTGGGCAGCGCGGCCACGCTCACCATCGAGGCGGTGGCCGACGGCGCCAGCGCCGCGCAGATGCCCGAACTGCAGCTGCCGCCGATCGATGGCGTGCAGGTCTTCGCCGAGCCCGTCCAGGCCGACGAGCGCTTCGTCGAGGGCCGGCCACGGGTCACCCTGACGCGGCGGTTCTCGCTGGTGCCTACGCGCGGCGGCGCCGTCACGATGGCCGGGTTCGGCATGGAATGGTGGGACGTCAATGCCGGCAAGGCACGGACCACGCGGCTGCCGGCGCTCGACTGGGAGGTGTCGGGTAGCGCGCCGGCGTCCACGATGCCGCCTTCGTCTGCGCCGGTGGCATCGGGCGGAGACCCGGTTGCGGCCACGGGCACGCCGCTTTCGACCGCCCGCGCCAATCTGCGCGAGCACCGCGCCTGGGTGCTGGCCGCGCTGGTGTTCGCCGCGCTGTGGTTGTTCACCCTGGTCTGGGCCGTGCAGCGGTCGCCGGCAGCACGGTCCACAGCAGCGACGCCGACACCCGCGCAGCCTCCCACCTCTACACGCCCCGATCTGAAAGCACTGCGCCAGGCACTCGACACGGGTGATTTCGCTGACGTCGCCGATCGGCTGCGTGGGCTCGCCCGCCCGCCAGCACGCGACGTGGCGCAGGTGCTGGAACGGCTCGCCGACCCCGCCCAACGCGAAGCGGTGGAGGCGATGGAGCGCGCGCGCTGGGCCGGGGGCGACGGCGTTGCGGCCCGCGCGCAACTGCGCGAGGCGTTCGCCCGGGGACCGCGCTGGCACCAAGCCCCGCCGCGGGAAACCGGTCCGCTGCCGCCGCTGTACCCACCGGACTGAGCCGGCGCCTGTTCATCCTGCGGCGGTCGGCCGGAGGGCCCGAACCGTCGATTCGGGTTTGTTAAGCTCGCCCGATTGTCGAGGGGAGCAGCAGATCCATGACCGAACCCAACACCGGCGCAACCGCGGCCGAACGCAAGATGCCGCTGCACTGGAAGATGGCGATCGGTTTCGGCGCCGGCCTGCTGGTCGGGCTCATCGCCCATTACGTGTCCGGCCCCGACGCAACCTGGGTGCAATGGCTGACCAGCTACGTGACCCAGCCGGCCGGCACGCTGTTCCTGCGGCTGATCTTCATGCTTGTCATCCCGCTGTTGTTCTCGGCGCTGGTGGTCGGCATCGCCGAGATGGGCGACGTCCGGTCGCTCGGAAGGGTGGGGTGGCGCACGCTGGCCTACACCGTGATCGTCTCGGGCATCGCGGTGGTGATCGGGCTGCTGCTGGTCAACTGGCTGGAGCCGGGCGTCGGGGTCGACCGCGCCGCGGCCGCGCAGATGCTGGCCGAAGGTTCCGACCGCGCCGCCGCGATCGTCGGTTCCAGCGCGAACCAGCCGCAGGGCATCAACATGCTGCTGTCGATCGTGCCCGACAACGTCGTCGCCGCCGCCGCCGACAACGCGATCCTCGCGGTGATGTTCTTCGCGCT
Protein-coding sequences here:
- a CDS encoding BatD family protein, encoding MKHASIPSAHRYRAWLQALSLLLLCMAASSVLAQTRAWLDRDRIALGETVTLNIETDGSATPDYTPLQSAFQISGRSSSRQVSLGSGGMQTRTLHAVALKPRSDGVITIPALTVGTATTPPLSLVVTPSSAAVPARAGDDVFMESEADDRDPYVQQAVGWVVRLYSAVPLVSGQLDQAQPDGASLRQVGDDAQYTREIDGRRYTVIERRYLLIPERSGTLQIPGAVFEGRGTVGFFDDFLGRSGELSARAQPRFLEVRPVPDDAAQPWLPLHDLQLRYQSVPQDLTVGSAATLTIEAVADGASAAQMPELQLPPIDGVQVFAEPVQADERFVEGRPRVTLTRRFSLVPTRGGAVTMAGFGMEWWDVNAGKARTTRLPALDWEVSGSAPASTMPPSSAPVASGGDPVAATGTPLSTARANLREHRAWVLAALVFAALWLFTLVWAVQRSPAARSTAATPTPAQPPTSTRPDLKALRQALDTGDFADVADRLRGLARPPARDVAQVLERLADPAQREAVEAMERARWAGGDGVAARAQLREAFARGPRWHQAPPRETGPLPPLYPPD